A single region of the Salipaludibacillus sp. LMS25 genome encodes:
- a CDS encoding VanZ family protein has product MLIDFNYTYRLIAAVVFIVLAIILKKKNKSVPYIIFFGFFYVYMMMVINYTQFPIITDLGAEYSLSNAINYTIANPFTEMNQAIILNVLLTIPFGFLVPFLLKVNIKKMVMQGLGLTLMIESLQLLVWIWLGAHLRYIDINDVICNLLGVMIGYGLFKAFCLFLILLVDRFKIEKDFFLQFVYRIADSYTNTSKEVNDKAG; this is encoded by the coding sequence ATGTTAATAGATTTTAATTACACCTACAGGTTAATTGCGGCTGTCGTATTTATTGTGCTCGCGATTATTTTAAAAAAGAAGAATAAGTCCGTTCCTTATATCATTTTTTTCGGTTTCTTTTACGTGTATATGATGATGGTTATAAACTATACGCAGTTCCCAATTATTACTGATCTGGGGGCTGAATATAGCCTTTCAAATGCCATTAATTATACGATTGCCAATCCGTTTACCGAGATGAACCAGGCGATTATTTTAAATGTCTTATTAACCATCCCTTTCGGATTTTTAGTGCCTTTTTTATTAAAGGTTAACATTAAAAAAATGGTTATGCAGGGACTTGGCTTAACCCTCATGATTGAGTCTTTGCAATTATTAGTGTGGATATGGCTAGGTGCGCATCTTAGATATATAGACATAAACGATGTCATATGCAACCTTCTAGGTGTAATGATAGGGTATGGTCTTTTTAAAGCGTTTTGTCTATTTCTCATATTGCTGGTCGATCGCTTTAAAATCGAGAAAGATTTCTTCTTGCAGTTTGTTTATAGGATTGCCGATTCTTATAC